From Stigmatella erecta, one genomic window encodes:
- a CDS encoding phytoene desaturase family protein: protein MGIEQGSRPAAVVVGAGVGGLAAAARLARQGFDVQLFEKTDGPGGRCAQLKVDGFTWDMGPTIVLMPEVFEETFRALGRRIEDYLTLMRCKTNYRIHFRDGSDVTFTSELCAMGQELERIEPGSFERYLAFMAQGRVQYRTSLDHLVGRNYAGIADYFSPGVLAKIFKVRAHRRMYADVSRYFQDERLRAAMTFQTMYLGVSPFASPAVYGLLPFTELGVGIWFPQGGLYAIPLALERVAREEGVRLHYGAPVRRILTEGARATGVELEGGRVVRADVVLCNADLPYVYDKLLEGAPTSLKRKDSLRYTSSGYMLYLGLKKRYEGLDQHTVVFGRDYRGSFDDIFERFRVPADPSFYLNIPSRLDPSLAPPGKDGLYVLVPVPRQHPTVDWKVEGPRVRAQVFQRLAELGYPELERDVEVERVFTPDDWASSFNLMHGSAFGLAQNFFQIGPFRPSNQDARVKNLFFVGASTQPGTGLPTVLISARLVVERMLAWAQQGQLSLAPRPSAPPAAVELAS, encoded by the coding sequence ATGGGCATCGAGCAAGGCAGCAGGCCGGCGGCGGTGGTGGTGGGCGCCGGCGTAGGGGGGCTTGCCGCCGCGGCGCGGCTCGCGCGTCAGGGGTTCGACGTGCAGCTCTTCGAGAAGACGGATGGGCCGGGGGGCCGCTGCGCCCAGCTGAAGGTGGACGGCTTCACCTGGGACATGGGCCCCACCATCGTGCTGATGCCGGAGGTCTTCGAGGAGACGTTCCGCGCGCTGGGCCGCCGCATCGAGGACTACCTGACGCTGATGCGGTGCAAGACGAACTACCGCATCCACTTCCGGGACGGCTCGGACGTCACCTTCACCTCCGAGCTGTGCGCCATGGGCCAGGAGCTGGAGCGCATTGAGCCGGGCAGCTTCGAGCGCTACCTGGCCTTCATGGCCCAGGGGCGCGTGCAGTACCGCACCAGCCTGGACCACCTGGTGGGGCGCAACTACGCGGGCATCGCCGACTACTTCTCGCCCGGGGTGCTGGCGAAGATCTTCAAGGTCCGCGCCCACCGCCGCATGTACGCGGACGTCAGCCGCTACTTCCAGGACGAGCGGCTGCGCGCGGCGATGACGTTCCAGACGATGTACCTGGGCGTCTCGCCGTTCGCCTCGCCGGCGGTGTACGGGCTGCTGCCCTTCACGGAGCTGGGCGTGGGCATCTGGTTCCCTCAAGGGGGCCTGTACGCCATTCCCCTGGCGCTGGAGCGCGTGGCGCGCGAGGAGGGCGTGCGGCTGCACTATGGCGCCCCCGTGCGGCGCATCCTCACCGAGGGCGCGCGCGCCACGGGCGTGGAGCTGGAGGGGGGCCGGGTGGTGCGGGCCGACGTGGTGCTGTGCAACGCGGACCTGCCCTACGTGTACGACAAGCTCCTGGAGGGGGCGCCCACCTCGCTCAAGCGCAAGGACTCGCTGCGCTACACCTCCAGCGGCTACATGCTCTACCTGGGGCTGAAGAAGCGCTACGAGGGGTTGGATCAGCACACGGTGGTGTTCGGCCGGGACTACCGCGGCTCGTTCGACGACATCTTCGAGCGCTTCCGCGTGCCGGCCGACCCGAGCTTCTACCTCAACATTCCCTCGCGCCTGGACCCCAGCCTGGCGCCGCCGGGCAAGGACGGGCTGTACGTGCTGGTGCCGGTGCCGCGCCAGCACCCCACCGTGGACTGGAAGGTGGAGGGGCCGCGGGTGCGGGCGCAGGTGTTCCAGCGCCTGGCGGAGCTGGGCTACCCGGAGCTGGAGCGGGACGTGGAGGTGGAGCGCGTCTTCACCCCGGATGACTGGGCCTCCTCCTTCAACCTGATGCACGGCAGTGCGTTCGGGCTGGCGCAGAACTTTTTCCAGATCGGCCCCTTCCGGCCCTCCAACCAGGACGCGCGCGTGAAAAACCTCTTCTTCGTGGGGGCGTCCACGCAACCTGGGACGGGCCTGCCCACGGTGCTCATCTCCGCGCGGCTGGTGGTGGAGCGCATGCTGGCATGGGCTCAGCAGGGCCAGCTCTCCCTTGCCCCGCGGCCGTCTGCTCCCCCGGCGGCGGTGGAGCTGGCGTCATGA
- a CDS encoding phytoene desaturase family protein encodes MRRRAAVMGGGIGGLTAAGLLAQEGHAVTLFERGPRLGGKAQGVTLDGIPLDTGPTLLTLPDLVRGTFEALGALDLLPPFLELDPQCVYRFGDGCVFTAYKDLERMADSAGELRPSERHGVLSFYKDAEAIYQAAGEPYLEAPYEGMTGFMARVARRGLGAVRAGMRLSTLHELAEKHFKTDHLQQFVGRFATYTGASPYEASAAFALIPHIERAYGTHHVRGGIGALVEALGQAVRRLGVDIRLNAPARYEREANGTWRVGPVGEAEVYDAVVVNADPLAPLHREDEPLALSGAVMLLEVAGHPAVPHHAVLFGRDYRREFSELFSGRLATDPTVYVCNPGATDASMAPAGRMGLFVMVNAPALPTGRVQAEAAAEAWTGHAERVRQQMFEKLYAHFPELKGRVRVLGQRTPVDWAAQGAPGGSIYGFLPHGRFGPFRRPRIRGASPGLFFAGGGTHPGGGVPLVMLSGRFAAELASKHLKGGDA; translated from the coding sequence ATGAGGCGCCGCGCCGCCGTGATGGGCGGAGGCATCGGGGGCCTGACGGCCGCCGGACTGCTGGCCCAGGAGGGCCACGCGGTGACGCTCTTCGAGCGCGGGCCCCGGCTGGGGGGCAAGGCCCAGGGCGTCACCCTGGACGGCATCCCCCTGGACACGGGCCCCACGCTGTTGACGCTGCCGGACCTGGTGCGGGGCACCTTCGAGGCGCTGGGGGCGTTGGACCTGCTGCCCCCCTTCCTGGAGCTGGATCCGCAGTGCGTGTACCGCTTCGGGGACGGGTGTGTCTTCACGGCCTACAAGGACCTGGAGCGCATGGCGGACAGCGCCGGGGAGCTGCGGCCCAGCGAGCGGCACGGGGTGCTCTCCTTCTATAAGGACGCGGAGGCCATCTACCAGGCGGCGGGGGAGCCCTACCTGGAGGCGCCCTACGAGGGGATGACGGGCTTCATGGCGCGCGTGGCGCGGCGGGGCCTGGGGGCGGTGCGGGCCGGGATGCGGCTGTCCACCCTGCACGAGCTGGCGGAGAAGCACTTCAAGACGGACCACCTGCAGCAGTTCGTGGGCCGGTTCGCCACGTACACGGGGGCCTCGCCGTATGAGGCGAGCGCGGCGTTCGCGCTCATCCCCCACATCGAGCGGGCCTACGGCACGCACCACGTGCGCGGGGGCATTGGCGCGCTGGTGGAGGCGCTGGGGCAGGCGGTGCGGCGGCTGGGGGTGGACATCCGGCTCAACGCCCCGGCGCGCTACGAGCGCGAGGCGAACGGCACCTGGCGGGTGGGGCCCGTGGGCGAGGCCGAGGTGTACGACGCCGTGGTGGTGAACGCGGACCCGCTGGCGCCCCTGCACCGCGAGGACGAGCCCCTGGCGCTCTCGGGGGCGGTGATGCTGCTGGAGGTGGCGGGCCACCCGGCGGTGCCCCACCACGCGGTGCTCTTCGGCCGGGACTACCGGCGCGAGTTCAGCGAGCTGTTCTCCGGGCGCCTGGCCACGGACCCCACGGTGTACGTGTGCAACCCGGGCGCCACGGATGCGTCGATGGCCCCCGCCGGGCGCATGGGGCTGTTCGTCATGGTGAACGCCCCCGCGCTGCCCACGGGGCGGGTGCAGGCCGAGGCGGCGGCGGAGGCGTGGACGGGCCATGCCGAGCGGGTGCGCCAGCAGATGTTCGAGAAGCTGTACGCGCACTTCCCGGAGCTGAAGGGGCGCGTGCGGGTGCTGGGGCAGCGCACGCCGGTGGACTGGGCGGCGCAGGGGGCTCCCGGGGGCTCCATCTACGGCTTTCTGCCGCACGGGCGGTTTGGCCCGTTCCGCCGGCCGCGCATCCGCGGCGCATCGCCGGGCCTGTTCTTCGCGGGAGGGGGCACGCACCCGGGCGGCGGGGTGCCGCTCGTCATGCTGTCGGGGCGCTTCGCCGCGGAGCTGGCCTCGAAACACCTGAAAGGAGGGGACGCATGA
- a CDS encoding lycopene cyclase domain-containing protein: protein MMEGRWAYLIHLLGWGLPVILMQLGVLFFHYRERSWAVLRAVLPPALIIGVYLSVADHLAISAGIWNFGEGKHLGVYVGMVPLEEVLFFLMTSVLVSLGLSLFTALVNRREARVS from the coding sequence CTGATGGAGGGCCGCTGGGCGTACCTCATCCACCTGCTGGGCTGGGGGCTGCCGGTCATCCTGATGCAGCTCGGGGTGCTGTTCTTCCACTACCGGGAGCGCTCCTGGGCGGTGCTGCGGGCGGTGCTGCCCCCGGCGCTCATCATCGGCGTGTACCTGTCGGTGGCGGACCACCTGGCCATCTCCGCGGGCATCTGGAACTTCGGCGAGGGCAAGCACCTTGGCGTGTACGTGGGCATGGTGCCCCTGGAAGAGGTGCTCTTCTTCCTGATGACCAGCGTGCTGGTCTCCCTGGGGCTGTCCCTGTTCACGGCGCTGGTGAACCGGCGGGAGGCCCGGGTGTCTTGA
- a CDS encoding hydroxymethylglutaryl-CoA reductase, degradative — MSDDAVKPLGIARTSRLSGFYREPMERRRSRLVEARWLTALEARELEGLGGFDEACADAMVENVIGLHGLPLGVALNFVVDGQARLVPMVVEEPSIIAAASYAARLCAEGGGFTVSADAPITTAQVQLLEVPRLEAAVATLQKEAPGLLDRANALMPSMCQRGGGARELEVRVLDATTLVVHLHVDTRDAMGANLVNGLAEALAPWLGALTGARVGLKILTNLADRRKVRVCARVPLEALASEGFTDGAQVLEGILAAQRFAELDVYRAVTHNKGVMNGVDAVLVACGNDWRAVEAGAHAYAARSGRYQPLTAWWREPDGALGGALEMPLATSTVGGAARTHAGVRRALKLAGTTRAVELAGLAAAAGLATNLAALKALSTEGIQRGHMSLHARRVAVEAGARGELVDIVSERLSRERVYRPERARELLDGELAPLMGEPG; from the coding sequence ATGAGTGACGACGCCGTGAAGCCGCTGGGAATTGCCCGCACCTCGCGCCTGTCGGGCTTCTACCGCGAGCCGATGGAGCGGCGCCGGTCCCGGCTGGTGGAGGCGCGCTGGCTGACGGCCCTGGAGGCCCGGGAGCTCGAGGGGCTGGGGGGCTTCGACGAGGCGTGCGCGGACGCGATGGTGGAGAACGTCATCGGCCTGCATGGCCTGCCGCTGGGCGTGGCGCTCAACTTCGTGGTGGATGGCCAGGCGCGGCTGGTGCCCATGGTGGTGGAGGAGCCCTCCATCATCGCCGCGGCGAGCTACGCGGCCCGGCTGTGCGCCGAAGGGGGCGGCTTCACCGTGTCCGCGGACGCGCCCATCACCACCGCCCAGGTGCAGCTGCTGGAGGTGCCCCGCCTGGAGGCGGCCGTGGCCACGCTGCAGAAGGAGGCTCCCGGGCTGCTGGATCGCGCCAACGCGCTGATGCCCTCCATGTGCCAGCGCGGCGGCGGGGCGCGGGAGCTGGAGGTGCGCGTGCTGGATGCCACCACGCTGGTGGTGCACCTGCACGTGGACACGCGCGATGCGATGGGCGCCAACCTCGTCAACGGCCTGGCGGAGGCGCTGGCGCCCTGGCTGGGCGCGCTCACCGGGGCCCGGGTGGGGCTGAAGATCCTCACCAACCTGGCGGACCGGCGCAAGGTGCGCGTGTGCGCGCGCGTGCCGCTCGAGGCGCTGGCCTCGGAGGGCTTCACGGACGGGGCGCAGGTGCTGGAGGGCATCCTCGCGGCGCAGCGCTTCGCGGAGCTGGACGTGTACCGCGCCGTCACCCACAACAAGGGGGTGATGAACGGCGTGGACGCGGTGCTGGTGGCGTGCGGCAATGACTGGCGCGCGGTGGAAGCGGGCGCCCACGCCTACGCGGCGCGCTCGGGCCGCTACCAGCCGCTCACGGCCTGGTGGCGCGAGCCGGACGGGGCGCTGGGCGGCGCGCTGGAGATGCCGCTGGCCACCTCCACCGTGGGGGGCGCGGCCCGCACGCACGCGGGCGTGCGCCGGGCGCTGAAGCTCGCGGGGACCACCCGCGCGGTGGAGCTGGCGGGGCTGGCGGCCGCGGCGGGGCTGGCCACGAACCTGGCGGCGCTCAAGGCGCTGTCCACCGAGGGCATCCAGCGGGGCCACATGTCGCTGCACGCGCGGCGCGTGGCGGTGGAGGCCGGCGCGCGCGGCGAGCTGGTGGACATCGTCTCCGAGCGGCTGTCGCGCGAGCGCGTGTACCGGCCGGAGCGGGCGCGGGAGCTGCTCGATGGGGAGCTGGCGCCGCTCATGGGAGAGCCGGGATGA
- a CDS encoding phytoene/squalene synthase family protein: MNSHEDARLVARGYRLARAVTRHHAKSFYFASYLLFGERRRAAFALYAFCRRLDDMVDEGGAGVVPVDLKARLERARQRVAEVYLPMPELAAPGLESPAQRLMSAQEQCPWDEGEFAALKHCIHRFRIPEQPFQDLISGMEMDLTKSRYATFEELDLYCYRVAGVVGLMLTPVLGCIDERAAAHAADLGRGMQLTNILRDVREDLERGRVYLPSSELASFGLSEADLWAGKTDARWRDFMRFQVHRARGYYASAAAGIPYLTGLGSRRMVRLMGGIYGDILRVIEERDYDVFSGRAYVPGRRKLALALAAFSRPATVLPSPLPVGEAPAPLLPTRSQG, encoded by the coding sequence ATGAACTCGCACGAGGATGCGCGCCTGGTTGCCCGGGGCTACCGGCTGGCGCGCGCGGTGACGCGCCACCACGCCAAGAGCTTCTACTTCGCCTCGTACCTGCTGTTCGGCGAGCGGCGCAGGGCGGCATTCGCCCTGTACGCCTTCTGCCGGCGGCTGGACGACATGGTGGACGAGGGCGGCGCGGGCGTGGTGCCGGTGGACCTGAAGGCCCGGCTGGAGCGGGCGCGGCAGCGCGTGGCGGAGGTGTACCTGCCCATGCCGGAGCTGGCGGCGCCCGGGCTGGAGTCCCCCGCGCAGCGGCTGATGAGCGCCCAGGAGCAGTGCCCCTGGGACGAGGGCGAGTTCGCCGCCCTCAAGCACTGCATCCACCGCTTCCGGATTCCCGAGCAGCCCTTTCAGGATCTCATCTCCGGCATGGAGATGGACCTGACGAAGAGCCGCTACGCCACCTTCGAGGAGCTGGACCTGTACTGCTACCGCGTCGCCGGCGTGGTGGGGCTGATGCTCACCCCGGTGCTGGGGTGCATCGACGAGCGCGCCGCGGCCCACGCGGCGGACCTGGGCCGGGGCATGCAGCTCACCAACATTCTGCGCGACGTGCGCGAGGACCTGGAGCGCGGACGGGTGTATTTGCCCAGCTCGGAGCTGGCCTCCTTCGGGCTGTCCGAGGCGGACCTGTGGGCGGGCAAGACGGATGCGCGGTGGCGCGACTTCATGCGCTTTCAGGTTCACCGGGCGCGCGGCTACTACGCGAGCGCGGCCGCCGGGATTCCCTACCTCACGGGCCTGGGCAGCCGCCGCATGGTGCGGCTGATGGGCGGCATCTACGGGGACATCCTGCGCGTCATCGAGGAGCGGGACTACGACGTGTTCAGCGGGCGCGCGTACGTGCCGGGCCGCCGCAAGCTGGCGCTGGCGCTGGCGGCCTTCTCCCGGCCGGCGACGGTCCTGCCCTCACCGTTACCGGTGGGGGAGGCGCCCGCGCCGCTGCTTCCCACGAGGAGCCAGGGATGA
- a CDS encoding lysophospholipid acyltransferase family protein has product MIHARKGGPFGWALDRYVGWKFRSMFRGLWVRGTLPSGPGARLVYMNHSNWWDGFVLHQLGQVAGWDAYCLMEEKNLRRYRFLARIGAFSIRPGEAASAMESLRYARELMRRPRAAVGVFPEGEHRPFGVLPLRLERGVELLARAGRVECLPVAFRYAFFEHERPEVLVEVGAPHGPGPLPLFQSSLEAVVRRVASAASPEGFTRKVSGGSGVAERWDALRRLRA; this is encoded by the coding sequence TTGATCCACGCGCGGAAGGGAGGGCCATTCGGCTGGGCGCTGGACCGCTACGTGGGCTGGAAGTTCCGGTCCATGTTCCGGGGCCTGTGGGTGCGCGGCACGTTGCCCTCGGGGCCCGGGGCGCGCCTCGTCTACATGAACCACTCGAACTGGTGGGATGGCTTCGTGCTCCACCAGCTCGGGCAGGTGGCCGGGTGGGACGCGTACTGCCTGATGGAGGAGAAGAACCTGCGGCGCTACCGCTTCCTGGCGCGCATCGGGGCCTTCAGCATCCGTCCGGGCGAGGCCGCCTCCGCGATGGAGTCCCTGCGCTACGCGCGCGAGCTGATGCGCAGGCCCCGGGCCGCCGTCGGCGTCTTCCCGGAAGGGGAGCACCGGCCCTTCGGCGTGCTGCCGCTGCGGCTCGAGCGGGGCGTGGAGCTGCTGGCGCGGGCGGGCCGGGTGGAGTGCCTGCCGGTGGCGTTCCGCTATGCCTTCTTCGAGCACGAGCGGCCCGAGGTGCTGGTGGAGGTGGGCGCCCCGCACGGCCCCGGCCCCCTGCCGCTGTTCCAGTCCTCGCTGGAGGCGGTGGTGCGGCGGGTGGCCTCGGCGGCGAGCCCCGAGGGCTTCACCCGGAAGGTGTCGGGGGGCAGCGGGGTGGCGGAGCGGTGGGACGCGCTGCGGAGACTGCGGGCATGA
- a CDS encoding glycosyltransferase, with protein MSAAVLVGLAWAVLATGFSAVALLRLLRMKRGPGVATRAPVLLLRPVDEPTPRELENLARPVDYAGPLEQVVVSPYRPRLAPGVRWLPSDPTTPNRKVGHLLYALAVLEVGERVVVAVDADVAVTGALVEGLAGPVAAGAALSTAAPTPVGVRGAVGWAVAGLLRHTHHSFRALHAMSAGAKAVCGKALGLSPVAIQELRGLADHIGEDLELSRRLHARGLDVALAEAPALVPMAPLVSWRPAVERFTRWMQVLASHRPGLYPTVPLLFTPTLPLAVLSGVLGSGVLVAATGVLVAVRTLLSWRLAVLTAPPEGNAAEAAPGGAWVVLGAWVLGEALLLVAFMRSLGQARVTWRGRTYALRRGGRMAPVWPELSGGQG; from the coding sequence ATGAGCGCCGCGGTGCTCGTGGGGCTGGCCTGGGCGGTGCTCGCCACGGGCTTCAGCGCGGTGGCGCTCTTGCGGCTCTTGCGCATGAAGCGGGGCCCGGGCGTGGCCACGCGGGCGCCGGTGCTGCTGCTGCGGCCGGTGGACGAGCCCACGCCCCGGGAGCTGGAGAACCTCGCCCGGCCGGTGGACTACGCGGGGCCGCTGGAGCAGGTGGTGGTGTCCCCGTACCGGCCCCGGCTGGCGCCGGGCGTGCGCTGGCTGCCGAGTGACCCCACCACGCCCAACCGCAAGGTGGGCCACCTGCTGTATGCCCTGGCGGTGCTGGAGGTGGGCGAGCGGGTGGTGGTGGCGGTGGACGCGGACGTGGCGGTGACGGGCGCGCTGGTGGAGGGGCTCGCGGGGCCGGTGGCCGCGGGCGCGGCGCTGAGCACGGCGGCCCCCACGCCGGTGGGGGTGCGCGGTGCGGTGGGCTGGGCCGTGGCGGGGCTCCTGCGCCACACCCACCACAGCTTCCGGGCCCTGCATGCGATGAGCGCCGGGGCCAAGGCGGTGTGTGGCAAGGCGCTGGGGCTGTCGCCGGTGGCGATCCAGGAGCTGCGCGGCCTGGCGGACCACATTGGCGAGGACCTGGAGCTGTCGCGGCGGCTGCACGCGCGGGGACTGGACGTGGCGCTGGCGGAGGCGCCCGCGCTGGTGCCGATGGCGCCCCTCGTCTCCTGGCGCCCGGCCGTGGAGCGCTTCACCCGGTGGATGCAGGTGCTGGCCAGCCACCGGCCGGGGCTCTACCCGACGGTGCCGCTGCTCTTCACGCCCACCCTGCCGCTCGCGGTGCTGAGCGGGGTGCTGGGCTCGGGCGTGCTGGTGGCGGCCACGGGCGTGCTGGTGGCGGTGCGCACGCTGCTGTCCTGGCGCCTGGCGGTGCTCACCGCGCCCCCGGAGGGGAATGCGGCAGAGGCCGCGCCGGGCGGCGCGTGGGTGGTGCTCGGCGCCTGGGTGCTGGGGGAAGCCTTGCTGCTGGTGGCGTTCATGCGCTCGCTGGGCCAGGCCCGGGTGACGTGGCGGGGCCGGACCTATGCGCTGCGGCGGGGGGGCCGGATGGCGCCGGTGTGGCCCGAGTTGAGCGGAGGGCAGGGATGA
- a CDS encoding lycopene cyclase domain-containing protein, whose product MTYARFLGVFVVLPILFLVVRYRKTFTARSLAPMGLLLLVVYAATSPWDNLAVKWGLWGFDPERIWGIKLGYLPLEEYLFFGLQTLLVGLWARARLMRVLAVEARPRAAPPSRAEAPVASAKAGPALQPREVSP is encoded by the coding sequence ATGACGTACGCACGGTTTCTGGGAGTGTTCGTGGTGCTGCCCATCCTCTTCCTGGTGGTGCGCTACCGGAAGACGTTCACGGCGCGGAGCCTGGCGCCGATGGGGTTGCTGCTCCTCGTCGTGTACGCGGCGACGTCGCCCTGGGACAACCTGGCGGTGAAGTGGGGCCTGTGGGGGTTCGATCCCGAGCGCATCTGGGGCATCAAGCTGGGGTACCTGCCGCTGGAGGAGTACCTCTTCTTCGGCCTGCAGACGCTGCTGGTGGGGCTCTGGGCCCGGGCGCGGCTCATGCGCGTGCTGGCCGTTGAGGCGCGGCCGCGCGCGGCCCCGCCCTCCCGGGCGGAGGCGCCGGTGGCCTCCGCCAAGGCGGGCCCGGCCCTGCAGCCGCGCGAGGTGTCCCCATGA
- a CDS encoding MerR family transcriptional regulator translates to MAERTYRIHTAAELSGVSAELIRAWERRYGVPRPQRTPAGYRVYTGQDVALLRRMKQLTAEGMSIREAAAWASREVAQGLEALPGPDGGEGPRPEAWREAVLAAAERYDQVAISQVLDEVLAALPPLKAFDEVLAPLQRAVGDRWHAGTLTVAQEHLVSQVVRARLVGLLHAAPQNAGHRHAVLGCFPDEEHEVGLLGTALRLRHAGLQVSLLGQRVPVQELGLMVARLRPHLVGLSAVADPGEAAFARTLGALMAALPPGVPVWVGGPAALRHASLCERHGVRVFRPGDDWTALWT, encoded by the coding sequence ATGGCCGAGCGCACCTACCGCATCCACACCGCCGCGGAGCTGTCTGGCGTCAGCGCGGAGCTCATCCGCGCCTGGGAGCGCCGCTACGGCGTGCCCCGCCCCCAGCGCACGCCCGCGGGCTACCGCGTCTACACCGGGCAGGACGTCGCGCTGCTGCGGCGGATGAAGCAGCTCACCGCCGAGGGCATGTCCATCCGGGAGGCCGCGGCGTGGGCCTCGCGCGAGGTGGCCCAGGGCCTCGAGGCCCTGCCCGGGCCGGACGGGGGCGAGGGCCCGCGCCCGGAGGCCTGGCGCGAGGCGGTGCTGGCGGCCGCGGAGCGCTATGACCAGGTGGCCATCTCCCAGGTACTGGACGAGGTGCTGGCGGCGCTGCCGCCGCTCAAGGCCTTCGACGAGGTGCTGGCGCCGCTGCAGCGCGCGGTGGGGGACCGCTGGCACGCGGGCACGCTGACGGTGGCCCAGGAGCACCTGGTGTCCCAGGTGGTGCGGGCGCGGCTGGTGGGCCTGCTGCACGCGGCGCCGCAGAACGCGGGGCACCGGCACGCGGTGCTCGGGTGCTTTCCGGACGAGGAGCACGAGGTGGGGCTCTTGGGCACGGCCCTGCGGCTGCGGCACGCGGGCCTCCAGGTGAGCCTGCTGGGCCAGCGCGTGCCCGTGCAGGAGCTGGGGCTCATGGTGGCGCGGCTGCGCCCCCACCTCGTGGGGCTGTCCGCGGTGGCGGACCCGGGCGAGGCCGCCTTCGCGCGGACCCTCGGCGCGCTCATGGCCGCGCTGCCCCCGGGCGTGCCCGTGTGGGTGGGCGGCCCCGCGGCCTTGCGCCATGCCTCGCTGTGCGAGCGGCACGGCGTCCGGGTGTTCCGGCCCGGGGACGACTGGACCGCCTTGTGGACCTGA
- a CDS encoding carotenoid 1,2-hydratase, whose amino-acid sequence MSSSTALPSLPSGPGTYRWYYADVTAGEYSAVFIFMVGSLFSPRYSVAARQGGLPWEHAAVNFALYRRGVRLCWVLSEYPALTLESPWHLRIGRSTLAYEGNRVRMEVDERTAPWGRPVRANLTLEPLTPLGTEVQLVPDLPHWWQPMAPRAHARLELVTEGLVLEGMGYHDTNHGGELLGERLPGWRWARTHGDQETVVDYVLPGGITPVRVKAGEQGVQCEREAQGLAVPAMGRTGWGLQVPRQLHAGARVVGDARLLESSPFYARVEARQRGLDTLGEVADFRRFHSPYIRWMAHFRTRLERAS is encoded by the coding sequence ATGAGTTCCTCGACCGCACTGCCTTCACTGCCCTCCGGACCGGGAACGTACCGCTGGTACTACGCGGACGTGACCGCGGGCGAGTACAGCGCCGTGTTCATCTTCATGGTGGGCTCGCTCTTCTCCCCCCGCTACTCGGTGGCGGCGCGCCAGGGCGGGCTGCCCTGGGAGCATGCCGCGGTGAACTTCGCCCTGTACCGCCGGGGCGTGCGCCTGTGCTGGGTGCTCAGCGAGTACCCGGCGCTGACGCTGGAGTCCCCGTGGCACCTGCGCATTGGCCGCTCCACGCTCGCCTACGAGGGCAACCGGGTGCGCATGGAGGTGGACGAGCGCACGGCGCCCTGGGGCCGCCCGGTGCGCGCGAACCTGACGCTGGAGCCGCTCACGCCGCTGGGCACGGAAGTCCAGCTGGTGCCGGACCTGCCGCACTGGTGGCAGCCCATGGCGCCGCGGGCGCATGCCCGGCTGGAGCTGGTGACCGAGGGGCTCGTGCTGGAGGGGATGGGCTACCACGACACCAACCACGGCGGGGAGCTGCTCGGCGAGCGGCTTCCCGGCTGGCGCTGGGCGCGCACGCACGGGGACCAGGAGACGGTGGTGGACTACGTGCTGCCCGGCGGCATCACCCCCGTGCGGGTGAAGGCCGGCGAGCAGGGCGTTCAGTGCGAGCGCGAGGCGCAGGGGCTGGCGGTGCCGGCCATGGGGCGCACCGGCTGGGGGCTCCAGGTGCCCCGGCAGCTGCACGCGGGCGCCCGGGTGGTGGGGGATGCCCGGCTGCTGGAGTCCTCTCCTTTCTATGCGCGCGTGGAGGCGCGGCAGCGGGGGCTGGACACCCTGGGCGAGGTGGCGGACTTCCGGCGCTTCCACTCGCCCTACATCCGCTGGATGGCGCACTTCCGCACGCGCCTGGAGCGCGCGTCATGA
- a CDS encoding MerR family transcriptional regulator, producing the protein MSLLRIRTIARLTGIREATLRAWERRYGFPRPHRSENNYRAYTREEVENIRRVAKFIDEGLSVSEAISQVKALPVRELPLEGTLSERFWAAVKRMDTDEALRVLDEGQAAMDVDTYCEGMLLPLLREMGERVDIAREHLASALIRQRLSALLAAEGARQEGPRAVLACPTGDHHEGGLLALGLFLKRRGWRVTVLGADTPAEALRSACAQVAPDLVALSFVRRREPEEMVEVLREAVQACAPVLVVVGGPGAREHLKAIFSCGAQYAETASELMALWQQARGAPNGT; encoded by the coding sequence ATGAGCCTGCTGCGCATCCGCACCATCGCCCGGCTGACCGGCATCCGCGAGGCCACGCTGCGCGCGTGGGAGCGGCGCTACGGCTTTCCGCGCCCGCACCGCAGCGAGAACAACTACCGCGCCTACACGCGCGAGGAGGTGGAGAACATCCGCCGGGTGGCGAAGTTCATCGATGAGGGGCTCTCGGTGAGCGAGGCCATCTCCCAGGTGAAGGCGCTGCCCGTGCGGGAGCTGCCCCTGGAGGGGACGCTCTCGGAGCGCTTCTGGGCCGCGGTGAAGCGCATGGACACGGACGAGGCGCTGCGCGTGCTGGACGAGGGCCAGGCCGCCATGGACGTGGACACGTACTGCGAGGGCATGCTCCTGCCCCTGCTCCGGGAGATGGGGGAGCGGGTGGACATCGCCCGGGAGCACCTGGCCTCGGCGTTGATCCGCCAGCGGCTGAGCGCGCTCCTCGCCGCGGAGGGCGCGCGCCAGGAGGGCCCCCGGGCGGTGCTCGCGTGCCCCACGGGGGACCACCACGAGGGAGGGCTGCTGGCGCTGGGGTTGTTCCTCAAGCGCCGGGGCTGGCGGGTGACGGTGCTGGGCGCGGACACGCCCGCCGAGGCGCTGCGCAGCGCGTGCGCGCAGGTGGCCCCGGACCTGGTGGCGCTGTCCTTCGTGCGCCGCCGGGAGCCGGAGGAGATGGTGGAAGTGCTGCGCGAGGCGGTGCAGGCCTGTGCCCCCGTGCTGGTGGTGGTGGGCGGGCCGGGGGCGCGCGAGCACCTCAAGGCCATCTTCTCCTGTGGGGCGCAGTACGCCGAGACGGCCAGCGAACTGATGGCGCTGTGGCAGCAGGCCCGGGGAGCGCCCAACGGCACCTGA